The following coding sequences lie in one Hippopotamus amphibius kiboko isolate mHipAmp2 chromosome 17, mHipAmp2.hap2, whole genome shotgun sequence genomic window:
- the MINK1 gene encoding misshapen-like kinase 1 isoform X6, with protein sequence MGDPAPARSLDDIDLSALRDPAGIFELVEVVGNGTYGQVYKGRHVKTGQLAAIKVMDVTEDEEEEIKQEINMLKKYSHHRNIATYYGAFIKKSPPGNDDQLWLVMEFCGAGSVTDLVKNTKGNALKEDCIAYICREILRGLAHLHAHKVIHRDIKGQNVLLTENAEVKLVDFGVSAQLDRTVGRRNTFIGTPYWMAPEVIACDENPDATYDYRSDIWSLGITAIEMAEGAPPLCDMHPMRALFLIPRNPPPRLKSKKWSKKFIDFIDTCLIKTYLSRPPTEQLLKFPFIRDQPTERQVRIQLKDHIDRSRKKRGEKEETEYEYSGSEEEDDSHGEEGEPSSIMNVPGESTLRREFLRLQQENKSNSEALKQQQQLQQQQQRDPEAHIKHLLHQRQRRIEEQKEERRRVEEQQRREREQRKLQEKEQQRRLEDMQALRREEERRQAEREQEYKRKQLEEQRQSERLQRQLQQEHAYLKSLQQQQQQQQLQKQQQQQLLPGDRKPLYHYGRGMNPADKPAWAREVEERTRMNKQQNSPLAKTKPGSTGPEPPAPQASPGPPGPLSQTPPMQRPVEPQEGPHKSLVAHRVPLKPYAAPVPRSQSLQDQPTRNLAAFPASHDPDPAVPAPTATPSARGAVVRQNSDPTSEAPGPSPNPPAWVRPDNEAPPKVPQRTSSIATALNTSGAGGSRPAQAVRARPRSNSAWQIYLQRRAERGTPKPAGPPAQPPGPPNACSNPDLRRSDPGWERTDSVLPASHGHLPQAGSLERNRVGAASKLDSSPVLSPGNKAKPEDHRSRPGRPADFVLLKERTLDEAPRPPKKAMDYSSSSEEVESSEDDEEESNGEPSEGSRDTPGARDGDTDSISTMVVHDVEEVAGTQTPYGGGTMVVQRTPEEERSLLHADSNGYTNLPDVVQPSHSPTESSRGQSPPLKDGGSDYQSRGLVKAPGKSSFTMFVDLGIYQPGGSGDTIPITALVGGEGSRLDQLQYDVRKGSVVNVNPTNTRAHSETPEIRKYKKRFNSEILCAALWGVNLLVGTENGLMLLDRSGQGKVYGLIGRRRFQQMDVLEGLNLLITISGKRNKLRVYYLSWLRNKILHNDPEVEKKQGWTTVGDMEGCGHYRVVKYERIKFLVIALKNSVEVYAWAPKPYHKFMAFKSFADLPHRPLLVDLTVEEGQRLKVIYGSSAGFHAVDVDSGNSYDIYIPVHIQSQITPHAIIFLPNTDGMEMLLCYEDEGVYVNTYGRIIKDVVLQWGEMPTSVAYICSNQIMGWGEKAIEIRSVETGHLDGVFMHKRAQRLKFLCERNDKVFFASVRSGGSSQVYFMTLNRNCIMNW encoded by the exons gatgaggaggaagagatcAAACAGGAGATCAACATGCTGAAAAAATACTCTCACCACCGCAACATCGCCACCTACTATGGGGCCTTCATCAAGAAGAGCCCCCCTGGGAACGACGACCAGCTCTGG CTGGTGATGGAGTTCTGTGGTGCTGGTTCCGTGACAGACCTGGTGAAGAACACAAAAGGGAACGCCCTGAAGGAGGACTGTATTGCCTACATCTGCAGGGAGATTCTCCGG GGTCTGGCCCATCTCCACGCCCACAAGGTGATCCACCGAGACATCAAGGGGCAGAATGTGCTGCTGACAGAGAATGCCGAGGTCAAGCTAG TGGATTTCGGCGTGAGCGCGCAGCTGGACCGCACCGTGGGCAGGCGGAACACTTTCATTGGTACCCCCTACTGGATGGCCCCCGAGGTCATCGCCTGTGATGAGAACCCTGATGCCACCTACGACTACAGG AGTGACATTTGGTCTCTAGGAATCACGGCCATCGAGATGGCAGAGGGAGCCCCCC CTCTGTGTGACATGCACCCCATGCGGGCCCTCTTCCTCATCCCCCGGAACCCGCCACCCAGGCTCAAGTCCAAGAAGTG GTCTAAGAAGTTCATTGACTTCATTGACACGTGTCTCATCAAGACTTACCTGAGCCGCCCGCCAACGGAGCAGCTGCTCAAGTTCCCGTTCATCCGCGACCAGCCCACCGAGCGGCAGGTCCGCATCCAGCTCAAGGACCACATTGACCGATCCCGGAAGAAGCGAGGCGAGAAAG AGGAGACAGAGTACGAGTACAGCGGCAGCGAAGAGGAAGACGACAGCcatggagaggaaggagagccAAG CTCCATCATGAATGTGCCGGGGGAGTCGACCCTCCGCCGGGAATTCCTCCGGCTCCAGCAGGAGAACAAGAGTAATTCGGAGGCTttaaagcagcagcagcaactgcagcagcagcaacagcgaGACCCAGAGGCGCACATCAAGCACCTCCTGCACCAGCGGCAGCGGCGCATtgaggagcagaaggaggagcGGCGGCGGGTGGAGGAG CAACAGCGGCGGGAGCGGGAGCAGCGGAAGCTGCAGGAAAAGGAGCAGCAGCGGCGGCTGGAGGACATGCAGGCGCTGCGGCGGGAGGAGGAGAGGCGGCAGGCGGAGCGGGAGCAG GAGTACAAGCGGAAGCAGCTGGAAGAGCAGCGGCAGTCAGAGCGCCTGCAGAGGCAGCTGCAGCAGGAGCACGCCTACCTCAAgtccctgcagcagcagcagcagcagcagcagctccagaagcagcagcagcagcagctcctgcCCGGGGACAGGAAGCCCCTGTATCATTACGGTCGGGGCATGAACCCTGCGGACAAGCCAGCCTGGGCCCGAGAG GTAGAAGAGAGGACGAGGATGAACAAGCAGCAGAACTCTCCCTTGGCCAAGACCAAGCCAGGCAGCACAGGGCctgagccccccgccccccaggcctcccctgggCCCCCGGGACCCCTTTCCCAAACGCCGCCTATGCAGAGGCCGGTGGAGCCCCAGGAGGGACCGCACAAG AGCCTGGTGGCACACCGGGTCCCACTGAAGCCATATGCAGCACCTGTACCCCGATCCCAGTCCCTGCAGGACCAGCCCACCCGAAACCTGgctgccttcccagcctcccacGACCCCGACCCCGCTGTGCCCGCACCCACCGCCACACCTAGTGCCCGAGGAGCCGTCGTCCGCCAGAACTCAGACCCCACTTCCGAAGCGCCTGGCCCCAGCCCGAACCCCCCAGCCTGGGTCCGGCCTGATAATGAGGCCCCTCCCAAG GTGCCTCAGAGGACCTCATCTATCGCCACTGCCCTTAACACCAGTGGGGCTGGAGGGTCCCGGCCAGCCCAGGCTGTCCGTGCCAG ACCTCGCAGCAACTCCGCCTGGCAAATCTATCTGCAAAGGCGGGCAGAGCGGGGCACCCCCAAGCCTGCAGGGCCCCCTGCTCAGCCCCCTGGCCCGCCCAACGCCTGTAG TAACCCCGACCTCAGGAGAAGCGACCCTGGCTGGGAGCGCACGGACAGCGTCCTCCCCGCCTCTCACGGGCACCTGCCCCAGGCCGGCTCGCTGGAGCGGAACCGGGTGGGAG CTGCCTCCAAACTGGACAGCTCCCCCGTGCTCTCCCCTGGGAACAAAGCCAAGCCCGAGGACCACCGCTCACGGCCAGGCCGGCCCGCA GATTTTGTGTTGCTGAAAGAGCGGACCCTCGACGAGGCCCCCCGGCCTCCCAAGAAGGCCATGGACTACTCATCGTCCAgcgaggaggtggagagcagCGAGGACGACGAGGAGGAGAGCAACGGCGAACCGTCAGAGGGGAGCAGAGACACCCCTGGGGCCCG CGATGGAGACACAGACAGCATCAGCACCATGGTGGTCCATGACGTGGAGGAGGTAGCCGGGACCCAGACCCCCTATGGGGGTGGCACCATGGTGGTCCAGCGC ACCCCTGAGGAGGAGCGGAGCCTGCTGCACGCCGACAGCAATGGCTACACGAACCTGCCAGACGTGGTCCAGCCCAGCCACTCGCCCACCGAGAGCAGCAGAGGTCAAAGCCCCCCCTTGAAGGATGGAGGCAGTGAC TACCAGTCTCGTGGGCTGGTGAAGGCCCCTGGCAAGAGCTCGTTCACCATGTTTGTGGACCTGGGGATCTACCAGCCCGGAGGCAGTGGGGACACCATCCCCATCACAG CCCTGGTGGGTGGAGAGGGCAGTCGGCTCGATCAGCTCCAGTATGACGTAAGGAAGGGCTCTGTGGTCAACGTGAACCCCACCAACACCCGGGCCCACAGCGAAACCCCCGAGATCCGGAAGTACAAGAAGCGGTTCAATTCCGAGATCCTCTGTGCGGCCCTTTGGG GGGTCAACCTGCTGGTGGGCACGGAGAACGGGCTGATGTTGCTGGACCGAAGTGGGCAGGGCAAGGTGTACGGACTCATCGGGCGGCGACGCTTCCAGCAAATGGATGTGCTGGAGGGACTCAACTTGCTCATCACCATCTCAG GGAAAAGGAACAAACTGCGGGTGTATTACCTATCCTGGCTGCGGAACAAGATTCTGCACAATGACCCGGAAGTGGAGAAGAAGCAGGGCTGGACCACTGTGGGGGACATGGAAGGCTGCGGGCACTACCGTGTTG TGAAATACGAACGCATCAAGTTCCTGGTCATTGCCCTGAAGAACTCTGTGGAGGTGTATGCGTGGGCCCCCAAACCTTACCACAAATTCATGGCTTTCAAG TCCTTTGCTGACCTCCCGCACCGCCCTCTGCTGGTGGACCTGACGGTAGAGGAGGGACAGCGACTCAAGGTCATCTATGGCTCCAGCGCCGGCTTCCACGCAGTGGATGTTGACTCGGGGAACAGCTATGACATCTACATCCCTGTGCAC ATCCAGAGCCAGATCACGCCCCACGCCATCATCTTCCTCCCCAACACGGATGGCATGGAGATGCTGCTGTGCTACGAGGATGAGGGTGTCTACGTCAACACGTATGGGCGGATCATTAAGGACGTGGTGCTGCAGTGGGGAGAGATGCCCACCTCTGTGG CCTACATCTGCTCCAACCAGATCATGGGCTGGGGTGAGAAAGCCATTGAGATCCGCTCTGTGGAGACGGGCCACCTGGACGGGGTCTTCATGCACAAGCGAGCCCAGAGGCTCAAGTTCCTGTGTGAGCGGAACGACAAG gtgtTTTTTGCCTCAGTCCGCTCCGGGGGCAGCAGCCAAGTTTACTTCATGACCCTGAACCGTAACTGCATCATGAACTGGTGa
- the MINK1 gene encoding misshapen-like kinase 1 isoform X11, which produces MAAAAERSCRQMLPRAHTWLLQLQTRCSVFSRVSSASPGPGLPGSLGPPAFLLPFFPGRHVKTGQLAAIKVMDVTEDEEEEIKQEINMLKKYSHHRNIATYYGAFIKKSPPGNDDQLWLVMEFCGAGSVTDLVKNTKGNALKEDCIAYICREILRGLAHLHAHKVIHRDIKGQNVLLTENAEVKLVDFGVSAQLDRTVGRRNTFIGTPYWMAPEVIACDENPDATYDYRSDIWSLGITAIEMAEGAPPLCDMHPMRALFLIPRNPPPRLKSKKWSKKFIDFIDTCLIKTYLSRPPTEQLLKFPFIRDQPTERQVRIQLKDHIDRSRKKRGEKEETEYEYSGSEEEDDSHGEEGEPSSIMNVPGESTLRREFLRLQQENKSNSEALKQQQQLQQQQQRDPEAHIKHLLHQRQRRIEEQKEERRRVEEQQRREREQRKLQEKEQQRRLEDMQALRREEERRQAEREQEYKRKQLEEQRQSERLQRQLQQEHAYLKSLQQQQQQQQLQKQQQQQLLPGDRKPLYHYGRGMNPADKPAWAREVEERTRMNKQQNSPLAKTKPGSTGPEPPAPQASPGPPGPLSQTPPMQRPVEPQEGPHKSLQDQPTRNLAAFPASHDPDPAVPAPTATPSARGAVVRQNSDPTSEAPGPSPNPPAWVRPDNEAPPKVPQRTSSIATALNTSGAGGSRPAQAVRASNPDLRRSDPGWERTDSVLPASHGHLPQAGSLERNRVGAASKLDSSPVLSPGNKAKPEDHRSRPGRPASYKRAIGEDFVLLKERTLDEAPRPPKKAMDYSSSSEEVESSEDDEEESNGEPSEGSRDTPGARDGDTDSISTMVVHDVEEVAGTQTPYGGGTMVVQRTPEEERSLLHADSNGYTNLPDVVQPSHSPTESSRGQSPPLKDGGSDYQSRGLVKAPGKSSFTMFVDLGIYQPGGSGDTIPITALVGGEGSRLDQLQYDVRKGSVVNVNPTNTRAHSETPEIRKYKKRFNSEILCAALWGVNLLVGTENGLMLLDRSGQGKVYGLIGRRRFQQMDVLEGLNLLITISGKRNKLRVYYLSWLRNKILHNDPEVEKKQGWTTVGDMEGCGHYRVVKYERIKFLVIALKNSVEVYAWAPKPYHKFMAFKSFADLPHRPLLVDLTVEEGQRLKVIYGSSAGFHAVDVDSGNSYDIYIPVHIQSQITPHAIIFLPNTDGMEMLLCYEDEGVYVNTYGRIIKDVVLQWGEMPTSVAYICSNQIMGWGEKAIEIRSVETGHLDGVFMHKRAQRLKFLCERNDKVFFASVRSGGSSQVYFMTLNRNCIMNW; this is translated from the exons gatgaggaggaagagatcAAACAGGAGATCAACATGCTGAAAAAATACTCTCACCACCGCAACATCGCCACCTACTATGGGGCCTTCATCAAGAAGAGCCCCCCTGGGAACGACGACCAGCTCTGG CTGGTGATGGAGTTCTGTGGTGCTGGTTCCGTGACAGACCTGGTGAAGAACACAAAAGGGAACGCCCTGAAGGAGGACTGTATTGCCTACATCTGCAGGGAGATTCTCCGG GGTCTGGCCCATCTCCACGCCCACAAGGTGATCCACCGAGACATCAAGGGGCAGAATGTGCTGCTGACAGAGAATGCCGAGGTCAAGCTAG TGGATTTCGGCGTGAGCGCGCAGCTGGACCGCACCGTGGGCAGGCGGAACACTTTCATTGGTACCCCCTACTGGATGGCCCCCGAGGTCATCGCCTGTGATGAGAACCCTGATGCCACCTACGACTACAGG AGTGACATTTGGTCTCTAGGAATCACGGCCATCGAGATGGCAGAGGGAGCCCCCC CTCTGTGTGACATGCACCCCATGCGGGCCCTCTTCCTCATCCCCCGGAACCCGCCACCCAGGCTCAAGTCCAAGAAGTG GTCTAAGAAGTTCATTGACTTCATTGACACGTGTCTCATCAAGACTTACCTGAGCCGCCCGCCAACGGAGCAGCTGCTCAAGTTCCCGTTCATCCGCGACCAGCCCACCGAGCGGCAGGTCCGCATCCAGCTCAAGGACCACATTGACCGATCCCGGAAGAAGCGAGGCGAGAAAG AGGAGACAGAGTACGAGTACAGCGGCAGCGAAGAGGAAGACGACAGCcatggagaggaaggagagccAAG CTCCATCATGAATGTGCCGGGGGAGTCGACCCTCCGCCGGGAATTCCTCCGGCTCCAGCAGGAGAACAAGAGTAATTCGGAGGCTttaaagcagcagcagcaactgcagcagcagcaacagcgaGACCCAGAGGCGCACATCAAGCACCTCCTGCACCAGCGGCAGCGGCGCATtgaggagcagaaggaggagcGGCGGCGGGTGGAGGAG CAACAGCGGCGGGAGCGGGAGCAGCGGAAGCTGCAGGAAAAGGAGCAGCAGCGGCGGCTGGAGGACATGCAGGCGCTGCGGCGGGAGGAGGAGAGGCGGCAGGCGGAGCGGGAGCAG GAGTACAAGCGGAAGCAGCTGGAAGAGCAGCGGCAGTCAGAGCGCCTGCAGAGGCAGCTGCAGCAGGAGCACGCCTACCTCAAgtccctgcagcagcagcagcagcagcagcagctccagaagcagcagcagcagcagctcctgcCCGGGGACAGGAAGCCCCTGTATCATTACGGTCGGGGCATGAACCCTGCGGACAAGCCAGCCTGGGCCCGAGAG GTAGAAGAGAGGACGAGGATGAACAAGCAGCAGAACTCTCCCTTGGCCAAGACCAAGCCAGGCAGCACAGGGCctgagccccccgccccccaggcctcccctgggCCCCCGGGACCCCTTTCCCAAACGCCGCCTATGCAGAGGCCGGTGGAGCCCCAGGAGGGACCGCACAAG TCCCTGCAGGACCAGCCCACCCGAAACCTGgctgccttcccagcctcccacGACCCCGACCCCGCTGTGCCCGCACCCACCGCCACACCTAGTGCCCGAGGAGCCGTCGTCCGCCAGAACTCAGACCCCACTTCCGAAGCGCCTGGCCCCAGCCCGAACCCCCCAGCCTGGGTCCGGCCTGATAATGAGGCCCCTCCCAAG GTGCCTCAGAGGACCTCATCTATCGCCACTGCCCTTAACACCAGTGGGGCTGGAGGGTCCCGGCCAGCCCAGGCTGTCCGTGCCAG TAACCCCGACCTCAGGAGAAGCGACCCTGGCTGGGAGCGCACGGACAGCGTCCTCCCCGCCTCTCACGGGCACCTGCCCCAGGCCGGCTCGCTGGAGCGGAACCGGGTGGGAG CTGCCTCCAAACTGGACAGCTCCCCCGTGCTCTCCCCTGGGAACAAAGCCAAGCCCGAGGACCACCGCTCACGGCCAGGCCGGCCCGCA AGCTATAAGCGAGCCATTGGTGAG GATTTTGTGTTGCTGAAAGAGCGGACCCTCGACGAGGCCCCCCGGCCTCCCAAGAAGGCCATGGACTACTCATCGTCCAgcgaggaggtggagagcagCGAGGACGACGAGGAGGAGAGCAACGGCGAACCGTCAGAGGGGAGCAGAGACACCCCTGGGGCCCG CGATGGAGACACAGACAGCATCAGCACCATGGTGGTCCATGACGTGGAGGAGGTAGCCGGGACCCAGACCCCCTATGGGGGTGGCACCATGGTGGTCCAGCGC ACCCCTGAGGAGGAGCGGAGCCTGCTGCACGCCGACAGCAATGGCTACACGAACCTGCCAGACGTGGTCCAGCCCAGCCACTCGCCCACCGAGAGCAGCAGAGGTCAAAGCCCCCCCTTGAAGGATGGAGGCAGTGAC TACCAGTCTCGTGGGCTGGTGAAGGCCCCTGGCAAGAGCTCGTTCACCATGTTTGTGGACCTGGGGATCTACCAGCCCGGAGGCAGTGGGGACACCATCCCCATCACAG CCCTGGTGGGTGGAGAGGGCAGTCGGCTCGATCAGCTCCAGTATGACGTAAGGAAGGGCTCTGTGGTCAACGTGAACCCCACCAACACCCGGGCCCACAGCGAAACCCCCGAGATCCGGAAGTACAAGAAGCGGTTCAATTCCGAGATCCTCTGTGCGGCCCTTTGGG GGGTCAACCTGCTGGTGGGCACGGAGAACGGGCTGATGTTGCTGGACCGAAGTGGGCAGGGCAAGGTGTACGGACTCATCGGGCGGCGACGCTTCCAGCAAATGGATGTGCTGGAGGGACTCAACTTGCTCATCACCATCTCAG GGAAAAGGAACAAACTGCGGGTGTATTACCTATCCTGGCTGCGGAACAAGATTCTGCACAATGACCCGGAAGTGGAGAAGAAGCAGGGCTGGACCACTGTGGGGGACATGGAAGGCTGCGGGCACTACCGTGTTG TGAAATACGAACGCATCAAGTTCCTGGTCATTGCCCTGAAGAACTCTGTGGAGGTGTATGCGTGGGCCCCCAAACCTTACCACAAATTCATGGCTTTCAAG TCCTTTGCTGACCTCCCGCACCGCCCTCTGCTGGTGGACCTGACGGTAGAGGAGGGACAGCGACTCAAGGTCATCTATGGCTCCAGCGCCGGCTTCCACGCAGTGGATGTTGACTCGGGGAACAGCTATGACATCTACATCCCTGTGCAC ATCCAGAGCCAGATCACGCCCCACGCCATCATCTTCCTCCCCAACACGGATGGCATGGAGATGCTGCTGTGCTACGAGGATGAGGGTGTCTACGTCAACACGTATGGGCGGATCATTAAGGACGTGGTGCTGCAGTGGGGAGAGATGCCCACCTCTGTGG CCTACATCTGCTCCAACCAGATCATGGGCTGGGGTGAGAAAGCCATTGAGATCCGCTCTGTGGAGACGGGCCACCTGGACGGGGTCTTCATGCACAAGCGAGCCCAGAGGCTCAAGTTCCTGTGTGAGCGGAACGACAAG gtgtTTTTTGCCTCAGTCCGCTCCGGGGGCAGCAGCCAAGTTTACTTCATGACCCTGAACCGTAACTGCATCATGAACTGGTGa